From Labeo rohita strain BAU-BD-2019 chromosome 18, IGBB_LRoh.1.0, whole genome shotgun sequence, the proteins below share one genomic window:
- the hacd3 gene encoding very-long-chain (3R)-3-hydroxyacyl-CoA dehydratase — MQALTPHVYWAQRHGEIFLRVEISDAQNISIGVEENILHFKGQGHGAKGENEYEFSLEFLKPVKPEVKHKSTQRQVNITVRKQEHVWWDRLTKQEKKPLFLAPDFDRWLDESDAEMELREKEEKINKVSIESRVRKDPFLGLKKGFLFMYNLVQFLGYSWIFVNMTVRLFILGQDSFYDTFHTIADVMYFCQMLAIMEVINPAVGLVKTGVMPAFIQVMGRNFILFVIFGTLEDMQNKPVVFFVFYLWSMIEIFRYPFYMLACIDTEWKLLTWLRYTIWIPLYPLGVIAEAVAVIQSIPIFDETKLLSISLPKAIGASLSFSYILQLYLVIMFLGLFINFRHLFKQRSRRFRTKKRKAN; from the exons ATGCAGGCTCTCACACCTCACGTATACTGGGCGCAGCGGCATGGGGAGATATTCCTGCGAGTGGAGATCAGTGATGCACAG AATATCAGTATTGGTGTAGAAGAGAACATCCTTCActtcaaag GTCAAGGGCATGGAGCAAAAGGAGAAAATGAATACGAATTCAGTCTGGAATTCCTAAAACCGGTTAAACCTGAG GTGAAACACAAATCCACCCAACGGCAGGTGAATATTACGGTAAGGAAGCAGGAGCACGTCTGGTGGGATCGGCTAACTAAGCAAGAGAAGAAGCCTCTGTTTTTAGCGCCTGATTTTGACCGCTGGCTGGATGAGTCAGATGCAGAAATGGAGCTCAGAGAGAAG gaagagaaaataaacaaagtcAGCATCGAGTCAAGGGTTCGCAAAGACC CTTTTCTTGGCTTGAAAAAAGGTTTTCTCTTTATGTACAACTTGGTCCAGTTCCTCGGTTATTCATGGATATTTGTCAACATGACTGTACGTCTGTTCATTCTTGGACAAG ATTCTTTCTACGACACATTTCATACCATTGCTGACGTGATGTACTTCTGTCAGATGCTGGCAATAATGGAGGTTATTAATCCAGCTGTTGGGTTGGTTAAGACTGGAGTCATGCCTGCTTTCATTCAG GTGATGGGGAGGAACTTCATCCTTTTTGTCATATTTGGAACATTAGAGGATATGCAGAACAAGCCTGTGGTCTTCTTTGTCTTCTATCTGTGGAGTATGATTGAGATATTCAG GTATCCTTTCTACATGTTGGCCTGCATTGATACGGAATGGAAATTGTTGACTTGGTTGAGATACACAATATGGATACCACTGTACCCTCTTGGAGTGATAGCTGAAG CTGTGGCGGTGATCCAGTCCATCCCCATCTTTGATGAAACCAAACTCCTCAGTATTTCTCTGCCTAAAGCCATTGGCGCCTCTCTCAGCTTTTCCTACATCCTGCAGCTCTACCTGGTGATCATGTTCTTGG GCCTCTTCATCAACTTCCGCCACCTCTTCAAGCAAAGGAGTAGACGGTTTCGCACAAAAAAGAGGAAAGCCAACTGA
- the ppcdc gene encoding phosphopantothenoylcysteine decarboxylase, whose amino-acid sequence MQHHCESDHIQLNLQRNSTSFHVLVGLTGSVAALKAPLLVTQLLEIPGVDVRVVTTDHATHFYDINEVPVRVYTDKDEWEMWTKRSDPVLHIELRRWADLLVIAPLDANTLGKIASGICDNLLTCVVRAWDTSRPLLFCPAMNTAMWQHPITAQQVATLKSFGYVEIPCIAKKLVCGDEGKGAMAEVSTIVETVKQYIQKHPE is encoded by the exons atgcaacaTCATTGTGAATCTGATCATATACAACTGAACTTGCAAAGAAATAGTACAAGTTTTCATGTTCTGGTCggtttgactggcagtgtagcTGCACTCAAGGCGCCTTTGTTGGTAACACAACTACTTGAGATACCAGGG GTTGATGTCCGTGTGGTCACCACAGACCATGCCACTCATTTCTACGATATCAATGAAGTCCCTGTCCGTGTGTACACAGATAAGGATGAGTGGGAG ATGTGGACAAAGCGCTCTGATCCTGTGCTTCATATCGAACTTAGACGTTGGGCAGATCTTTTAGTGATTGCTCCACTGGATGCCAACACACTTGGTAAAATTGCCAGTGGAATATGTGACAACCTCTTG ACATGTGTGGTCCGAGCCTGGGACACCAGCCGTCCTCTGCTCTTCTGTCCTGCTATGAACACAGCCATGTGGCAGCACCCTATCACTGCACAGCAAGTGGCCACACTTAAAAGCTTTGGCTACGTTGAGATACCATGCATTGCCAAAAAACTAGTCTGCGGAGATGAAG GAAAAGGTGCCATGGCAGAGGTTTCAACTATTGTTGAAACTGTCAAACAGTACATCCAGAAACATCCTGAATGA